From Achromobacter spanius, a single genomic window includes:
- a CDS encoding DODA-type extradiol aromatic ring-opening family dioxygenase — protein MRWPTLFVSHGSPMLAVEPGRTGPALAHWSAAQGRKPSGILVVSPHWMGEGLALSTRDQQVAWHDFGGFPPELYALQYAAPGSPELAERVQALLAESGIAADRDPRRPLDHGAWVPLRYLYPDVDVPVVQLSLDMGRDAAGQMELGRALARLRDEDILIIGSGSLTHNLRHVRMPQNAPAADYVPGFQAWYADKLAQHDVPALVDWQAQAPGAMQAHPHDDHLMPLYVALGAGGTKARRLNDEVSYGALAMDAYQFD, from the coding sequence ATGCGTTGGCCTACGCTTTTCGTTTCCCACGGTTCTCCCATGCTGGCCGTCGAGCCCGGCCGGACGGGGCCCGCGCTTGCGCACTGGAGCGCCGCGCAGGGCCGCAAACCGAGCGGCATCCTGGTGGTCTCGCCTCATTGGATGGGCGAGGGACTGGCGCTGTCGACGCGCGACCAGCAGGTCGCCTGGCACGACTTCGGCGGTTTTCCGCCGGAGCTCTACGCCCTGCAGTATGCCGCACCCGGGTCGCCGGAACTTGCCGAGCGCGTGCAGGCGCTGCTGGCTGAATCGGGCATCGCCGCCGATCGCGATCCCCGCCGTCCGCTGGACCACGGGGCCTGGGTGCCGCTGCGCTACCTGTACCCGGACGTGGACGTGCCGGTCGTGCAACTGTCGCTGGACATGGGGCGCGATGCGGCCGGGCAGATGGAACTGGGCCGCGCGCTTGCACGCCTGCGCGACGAAGACATCCTGATCATCGGCTCGGGGTCGCTGACGCACAACCTGCGCCACGTCCGCATGCCGCAGAACGCGCCGGCCGCCGATTACGTGCCCGGCTTTCAGGCGTGGTACGCCGACAAACTCGCGCAACATGACGTGCCCGCGCTGGTGGACTGGCAGGCGCAGGCGCCCGGCGCGATGCAGGCGCATCCGCATGATGACCATTTGATGCCGCTGTACGTGGCGCTGGGGGCGGGCGGCACGAAGGCGCGGCGGCTGAACGACGAAGTGTCGTACGGGGCGTTGGCGATGGACGCGTATCAGTTCGACTGA